The nucleotide sequence GTCAACATTCCTATTCAAGATCTTCCCAAGGGAATGAAGTTGATACGGGGAGATATTTGCTGTTTCACTGATTTAGAGAAAGCTTTGCAAGATGTTACTTGTGTTTTCCATATTGCTTCCTTTGGCATGTCTGGAAAGGAACAATTGAATTATAAGGTTATTGAAGCTGTCAATATAAAAGGCACAGAAAATGTACTCCGGGCTTGCAGAAGGAAAGGGGTGCCAAGATTGGTTTATACTAGTACTTATAATGTTGTGTTTGGAGGCCAAGTTATAATCAATGGGGATGAATCTCTGCCCTACCTACCTCTTCACCTTCACCCTGATCACTACTCCCGCACCAAATCTGTTGCAGAGAAAATAGTGTTGGAAGCAAATGGAACAGCCTTGGAAAGAGGAGTTGGTGTTTTGAGGACCTGTGCTTTGAGATCAGCTGGTATCTATGGGCCTGGAGAAAAAAGGCATCTTCCTAGGTTAGTGAGATATATTGAAAAGGGCTATTTCAAATTTGTGTATGGGGATCCCAAAAGCTTGGTCGATTTTGTCCATGTGGATAACTTGGTACAAGCCCACATTTTGGCCTCTGAAGCATTGAAAGCTGACAAGAAATACATTGCCTCTGGGCAGCCTTATTTTATCTCTGATGAAAGACCAGTGAACAATTTTGAATTCTTCCGGCCTTTAGTGGAGGGCTTGGGCTATCCATTCCCCACCAAACGCCTACCGTTAACCCTCATCTATTTTATTGCTCTCATGACAGAGATGGTTTACTTCTTGTTTGGtagattttataattttcagCCTTTTCTCACCCGAACAGAAGTTTATAAAACTGGAGTCACACACTATTTCAGCATAGAGAAGGCTAGAAAGGAACTAGGTTATAAAGCCCAGCCATTTGACTTCAAGGAAGTGATAGACTGGTTTAAAGCTAAGGGTCATGGTAGAAAGTTCCAAGACTATACCTTGAAGTATCTTATTTGGAATGGCATGTTGATTTTTCTCCTAGCTATTGCAGTTCTCACATGGTTTCAAATGACTGTGGCGACATCAGTTTGAcagatttattttgaaaattactttGTGGATAACAAGAAATTTTCAGATAGTGCAATATGGTAAACATGCATACTCTTTCAATCAAGTGGCCAAATTTATGACTCtccaaaaatattcaaaaataaccTTTTACATACTAGATTCTATTTAGTCTTCAATTATTCCTCTTAACTCAGAATGATCTCTGATGGAAGAAAGGGACAAAAGAAGAGTTTGAAAGCTTCTTTTGTTTTGCCTACATCTCTGGAATTAATGGGTTAGGGGAAGTATAGTCATTTCAAAATTTGTGCGTGGGAGCAGCTTTTTCTTGAACTTCTCCCAAAGCAAGAATGTGTTTTTCACTCATGTCATATTACAGAACCAGATAACAAACTATTTTAAGTGAACTAAAAATGTGAATTGGCATTATATTAAGTCTATAGTGACTCAAATCTCACAAGAAGTCcttggaaattatattaatagcTTCTTGGGGAgatcagatttcaaactgtacatTCTTCTAAGGAGTGGGCACTAATAGAAACatagatttggaaggaaccttagctGTTATCTAGTCCAACACACTCTACCCAATTCAGGAATATCCTCTAAATTATCCCTAACAACATACTGTTTAATAAACAGCTCCTTTGATGAGGAATTCCCTTGTTAACATATTTTGATGTCTCTAATTGTTTGAAAATTCTTCTCCCCACCAAAGCTTCTCTATAATTTTCACCTGATGGTCTTCTGAGATCTTAAGTTCATGTTTGTTATCTAATagcttctttttaaacttttaccttctgactaaaaatcaatatgaagtatcagttccaaaacagaagagcagtgagggttaagcagttgggattaagtgacttgcccaggatcacacagctaagaagtatgtgaggccagatttgaacccaggacctcctgtctctatccaatgagccacctatctgcccctatCTAATACTTGTAATATGTCCTCAAAGTCAACATTTTCCAAGTTTATGAAACTATTTTCCCCCTACCAGACTATAAACTTCTTAAGATTAGAAACTTTTGTGTCTTACTTTTCTACATCTCCCTCCCAGTGCCTTATACTTAgaagataataattttttaaataaaattgagggCCTttaggacatttaaaaaaatctgtttaattGTTATCAGCCTTTGTCTTCTGAGGTGGTTAGATTTGATTTTTAGAAAGTCAAGAATCATTCCAAGCTAAAGTTTGTACAAAAGGTAGAAGATCAAagtgtgtatttcttttttaaatcaaagctACATAACTCTTATGACTAATTTTGTTATGTGTCTGTAAACTGATTCTAGAGACAACCATTAAAAGAGGAAGCAAACAAGTTTTAAGGACTGGAATCATTGTGGAATAGATACCTACCATACAGATAACTTTGAGGACAACCCTTATGCAAATGTATACACTTTTAGTCTGTTAATTAAAAAGAAGCCTCATTTACTTTATAATCTTGTCTCCTCTAGGTTTTTAGTTTTTAAACACAGTGTTCAagggtttatttcttttttactgatgcaaaatgaagtgagcagaaccagaagaacattgtatacagtaacagaaatattgggaAGGACTTAATTATCATCAGCAGTGCAAGGATGcaagataaccccaaggaacTCACATTGAAAAATGCTATGCACAGTCatagaaggaactattggaatctgaatacagatagAAGCATACcagttttcactttatttccttcatgagtcttTCTTGTCATGTGTGATATATGccttctttcatggcatgagaaatatagaaatacatattgcatgacagcactggtataatctACTGTctcagggaaaggagagggagagaatttgaatagcaaaatgtcaggaaacattgttggaaattgtttctacatgttatggtgggggagggaatagatctattaaaaaaaggatttgtttttctttttagtattttGCCTGTAATATAGCAGTGACTACCAAATGAATGGTGTTATCATGGAGATGATCTTATTGTCTGAACAACTGTTTCAGATACAGAAATCAATGATGTGTtttccacttaatttttcttttttaaaaaactagaaaataaccTTTTTATTCAAGCATTAGACAAGAAAATGGGCTGagagcaaacttttaaagaagtacttatctatttttaatatttttctccaattacataggaaaacaatttttaacatttgctttatAGAATACTGAGGCCCCAAATCTCTACCTCCTCTCTCTCCTGTGAAAAGGACATCATCAATTATTAGCTTATAATCATTTATATTCATTAGTTTGAATAATATGTTAAGCTCTGAGACtgatactgtggtaaaatcgaatgtaatggatttctgtattagcagcaatgcaatgatccataacaattctgagggatttatggaaaagaactctatccacattcacaggaagaactacaggagaggaaacacagaagaaaaacaactgcttgaacacatgggttgatgtggacatggttagggatgtagactcgaaaggaccacaccaatgcaactatcaacaatatgtaaataagtcttgattgatgacacatgttaaaacgaGTGGAAATGCAAGTCAGCTATGGGTGGtaaagggggatgaaggggaaagtaaaaacatgaatcatgtaaccatggaaaatttttctaaattaaatataaaaaaattaaaaaaagatgttaagCTGTGACTATTAATAGTGATACTCAATTATGTGATGAGCTCTTATGAGTCAACAGCCCTAATCACAAACCTAGATCCAATTACAAATGCTAACCACAGACAGCCCTCCTCTTTCCAGGAGAGAAGACTTACCAacttttcccttttgtatttCACCTATTAGCAATAAGGATCAGAGTCTCAGACTATACTGGGAATGTTTGCAGACCCATTGACTCTGAATGACCCACAGCATATTGCTGTCAATTTACTTGGCTTTAAATACTTGCTTTCTACCATAATAAAGTCAATTTGCTCAAATTTATTCCCAGACTTTTTCTTACCACcagtaagcaattttatatagtctatacctgtacaatcatgcaaaatatatttattagtcatgttgtgaaagaaaacagagggcagttgggtggcttagtggattgagagccaggcccagagacaggaggtcctgggttcaaatctggcctcagacatttcctagctgtgtgaccctgggcaagtcacttaacctccattgcctagcccttaccactcttctgccttagaaccaatacccagtattgagtctaagatggaaggtagggttttaaaaaaagaaaaaagaaaaagaaagaaagaaaacacagaccaaaaaaataaataaaatataataaccaaactagaaaaataaagtttaaaatatatgcttccatctgtattcagatttcatcagttctttctgtggaggtagatggcattttttagtGTAAGTCTTTCAAgactgttttggatcattgtaatgCTGAGAatggctaagtcattcacagttgacagttatacaatattgctgttattgtatacaatgttctgcttctgctcacttcactttgtatcagttcatgtaattcttttcaggtttttctaagatcatcctgctcatcattttttataccacaatactattccattacaatcatatatcactcAACCATTCTCTAACTGATGGGTATCCCTTTAAAAAGAAGTACTTATCTTGAAACTTGGAAACTTCAGTTCAAGTTCAAACTTCTTTTTTCTCTGCCTTAAATTCCTTTttagtaaaatgaagaagttgggctAGATCAGCAATTCTCGAAATGTGGTCTGAGGACCCTTAGATGTTCTTGAGATACTTTCAGGGGGTCATCAAGGCCAGATATATTTCCATAATTatactaagatgttttaatttctaatatggttaATACTGATAGATAAAACACACATAAGCAAAAATTCTTGGggttttaagagtgtaaagggatCCAGTGACCAAAAGAATTAAGAGACTCAACTAGATGAATGCTAAAGTCTCATAGCTTTAATGTGGCTTACCTGAGATCACActttaaataataatagataacatttctcTAACACAATTtgcaaaatgttatatataaattatctcatttgaataacaaatattaaaacaCCTAACATGTGCAAGGTACTATGCTAGGTACTggaaattcaaaaacaaaaacaaaacaatcgcAGACTTCaagtaatttatattctattgggtgTTCAGTCAACAAGCACTGGTTAAGTCTGTCAGTCAATAAAGAgttatttaagtgcctactatgtgccaggcattatgataAGGGCTGGAGATATGAAGGCAAGAGGACAGGGAACAGTCCCTACTCACAAGGAACCCAAAGTCTAAAACCAGCAAACCCATAAATAAGCAAGATGTATACAAGATAAAACAGGGATGGGTTTTAATATGTGTTGTTTAAAGGGAACTAAAAAAGGTAAGATCATAGACTTTTGGGCAAATGTTTTTTCtatgaccacacacacacacacatataataccTTGTCTTAGAAATGATGGTTGTTCCCCAAAACAGAGTTTTTTACAAACTGTTTTAATTACAAAGAATTGCTTAGAAtcatttttgataaaaaaaaaaaaaatttaagtagcaATCCGAAGGAAAAAAATGCAGATCAGAGACCTAAGATTGTTTCATCATAATCTCCTGTTGAACACTTTCTGTCAGGCTCCTGGTGGCCCTGTTAATCTGTTTTCCTGGacacctagatttttttttgcctgccATTAGGAAGGAAAATAGCAACCTGTGTCTGAAGAGGAGTGGATTCCCCCCTGTAATGGCCAACAATAGTTCTGTATTAGTGACAGACAAAGCTTGGGATATGATTTTGCTTAGAACAGTCCAGCACTCACTTTCATGTTCCTGGTGACCTAGAATGGAAGTCAGCATTCCCACTTAGGTCTTTTCTCCTCATTACTCTTGACCTCCTTTGCACaatgaggagagggaagaaggaaaatttCTAATCAGTCAACAACTATTGAGCACTCACATATGCCCATTATACTATGGGCGGTAGGGAAGAACAAGGTACAAGGTCCAAGATCAAGTCCTTGGGCAGGTTATAATCTAACTAAAGAGACATGTACAAGTGAAAATTCAGTAACACTTCCAGAAAGCATATATTCAAAGGGTTGTCACAAAACCATTGTTTAAGTTTTGTTCAGAATGGTTTGCTTAATTTAGGTTCTTTCAGAAAATGGCAATTTTCAGCTGGCCTTAGTGCTTCAGAAGCAGCAGCATCACACTTTTGCCCAGTTTAGATAATGGAAAAGGGCCATTCCATAGTATTTCTATTCTAGTACAATTCCCTGTGATCCCAGTTCAGATGTGTGTTTGGTCAGAGAGGACTATTAAGTCATGTTGGTTGTATCCAACTTTTTGTGGCcttgtttggggttttattggcaaagatgctggagtggtttaccttttctttctctggctctttttacagatgaggtaactgaggcaaacagttaagtaatttgcccaggatcacacagctagtaaatgtctgaggcccattttgaagtcaggaagatgaatctgtAGGCCTACCATTCTGTCCACTTGTACCACCTAGCAAAGAAgattactcttaaaaaaaatagttttctttgcTGTCCCCATCTAGGGGAAACTGGATTCTTCAGTGTCTGGCTCATATTCCACCCCAAGGTTTAGGTCACATAGCACCCTTCTAGCCATTCAAGCTAACAAGAGCAGTAACATAGAAAAgttctatttataaaataagaggtaTAGAAATGCCTTGTACCTCAGGGCATAGACAAGAAAAATTCTCCCTTTCCACAAGATGCTATGCAATCCTAATTACCTTTCATGACTCGTGGTTCCCACAAAGTTGACCTATCTTCTGCTTGGATCTGTATAATCTGAGTCAGTACAAACAACAGAAAAGTCCAGATTTCTCCTCCATTTTTTTGGCTCTGAAACTCACTCAGTCCTCAGTTCAGCCCCTTATCTTCCTCAGTTCTGTGATTCTCTGCCACacaatttcccccctttttggTGTTCCAATGCTTTGCTGTCACCTGAATAGCTTTAGCCAGCATGGGCTTCTTTGGAAGGCTTTTCTCCAGATCTGTATGAGAATGGTCATGACCACCAATTCCTACTCCTCTAAAAAGTCAGTCACATGGATGCATACATTGAAGTCAAAAAGAATtgattaagtgtttattatataCCAGGAATTGTGTGCTCAGTGCTGTTTtcttgtggttcagtcatttcattcatgtatgattcttcttgactcaatttgggatcttcttggccAAAATAGTGGAGTAGTTTGTTAAATGCcacaaagaacttaaaaaaaaacccaactgtccttgtcttcaaggatctcacattctaGGAGAAAAGATGTTAATAACTAGATACATACAGGATATCTGTGTAGATGTATATGGAATAGATGGAAGACGACCTCAGAGGGGAAAGCCTCCAGCAGAAGGTAGGATTCAGACTAAGTCTTGAAGGAGAATGAAGTTTAGGAAACTAACAGATTCCTGTCTGCTTTCCCTTTGCTTCTAGAGCCATGAGGCGTCATTCACAGTCTCAGCCACATGGTACCTCAAACAGAAACAATTCACATCTTATATGAATGCCCCCATTAAATAAAGGAGTAGGGACTCAATGCAATCTTGGCAGAGTGAAAACAGCACAGGTTTTgaaatgagaagtcctaggtttaaatcttggcTCTCCTGCTTCTCGCTTGAGTGACCTTTGATGCTTCTTGGCAtcctcctttgtaaaaggagGGGATTGGTCAATATGACCTCTAATATCTTTTCTAGCTCCTAAGTCTAAAAATCTATGATTTACACAACTGCTTGGTGCATCCCcacatccttcattttataaataagataaCCGAGGCCCCAAAAAAGTAGAATTACTTAACCACGTTTATAGAGTTAATAAATAATGGAAGGGtaactaggttgctcagtggatagagcaccaggtctggcctcagatacttactaactgtgtaaccctaaacaagtcacttattcctgtttgcctcagtttcctcaattgtcaaatgaattggagaaggaaatggcaagccactccagtccCTTTGTCAAGAAAGAATTGACCacgattgaaaaatgactgaaattttgggatagctaggtggcacagtggacataccatcagacctggagtcaagaaggacctgggttcaaatatggctccaaatacttcctaactgtgtgacttagggcaagtccttaaccccatttaccttgcctttgtccttctgttttagagttgatactaagacagaaagtaaggattaaaaaaaaggaatgaagcaaAGATTTAAGTCCATAACACACACGATAAGTTCCTGTCTCCAGATAGTACTCCCAGGGCAAGCCCTGGCCTGAGGAGGGCTTATCGGTGGTTTTCAAACTTATAGACCAAATATTTGAGTAACATTTTGTAAACTGTGTTCTTTCACACCCTCACAGAATTCTTACCTTAGCCTTGTGTGGCAGATAGtcatctcatctgcaaaatggggaaaatgaaatttggagagggaaatgacttgtccaagattgcGCAATAATTAGCAAAAGAGAAGTTTAGAATAGGTCTTCTAGATTGAAGGGAGGAAAGttgttatatgtgtatatatttgtgcaCTTTTCTAGAAAGAGTCCATATTGTCTCACAAGAGGGATAGTTTAATTTAATCTGTATGACAGCTTTCCATtgtatttccatttcttcatttcccttaTTGATCCATTCCAAGTTTTTTTACCACATTTTTGAGTAGGCTGATGAAGTTCTCTGTGTCCCAGCTCTACTTTCCATATCTGTACTTTTTAGCTAGAAAACTTAACTACTCTCTTTAAAGTATTGAGTCCCATGAGAGGACTCAGGAATGAAGAACTCAGGAAAGTAGAAGACAGTACCCTCTCCCCACTTCAGGTTGGTTTCAAGGTCAGTCAAGTGATTTAGGACCCTAAGCACAGAGTTCATGAGAGTTTTTCTGCTGTCCTAATTTTGGCTTTATGTGCACAGACAAGTGAATGAACTAAATTATTTAAACTGGGTCCATCAAAATCCCGTATCTTGTATAAATCTCCTTTGTGACAAAGTCCTCTCAGGGTTTTCTCAGCTCTGTTCTTTTAGTTCTCCTACCTTGCTGTTGGCTTCCTTTGCTAACTTTTCATCCACTCATGTCCATTAAAGTGTGCGTGTCCTCCAAAGCTGTCTCTTaagttctcttttctctctgtagtAGGAAAGGACCCCACATGATTCCCCCTTGGGTGAGGGACTATCATTCTGTGTGGCTTGAAGGAAAGCAGAATACCATCTCTATCTTGTCTCCTTCTACACAACTCCAAGGGAGATTTTCATTCTTGCTAGATATAAAAGCAGAAAATTAGGCAAGAGGCCACTCTGTTCTCCTGAGAGGGAGGGGATACTGGGCTAGAAGTACATCTACCTGCTCCCTTAAGTACTGATTGTCTAGGCCATGTTGGCAAAGCCATGGCATGGGTGCCAGGGCAGCATGGAGGGGTCTGCTCCATCCCCCCTCTCCAcagctcctgaggacattttttacatGCTCTGCCCCTCTCTTCAGTCTCCTAAAGTGAGCGCGTCCTCCCTTCTCTGTCTAGGATAATGTGAGGGACTCAAAGGCAGTTTGAAGTTGTAGTATGGACACTCATTCTTGAAAACATTCACCAATGCTGGGCTAGGAGATTTGTCAAGTTTAAGCTAACTTTTCACTACTTTGTCatttggaaggaagggagagccCAAGCTCCATATCAAAAGGCTCAAACCCTTTCCCCAGATTAACAAGCTCCACAATGAACACATATAGCTAAGAGCATAGTAACTAATTTATCCAAAGcatagcaaaatagaaatcagagaaggtatacaTCAGATATTACATGCTACTTAATATGGAATAAAGGTGCTCTCCCATTGTGACCAAGGTAacagctcaaccaagagagaaaATCCTGGATCTCATCCAAGGGGAAACTCTCCAAAGTCTCTTAAGAGGGGAGCTGAGAAGAGAAACATGATGGAGACTACCAGTTCCTCTCATGTCTTCCCAAAATCTTTTCCTTTAATGATCTGAAGTGGAATTGTCCTCTTCCACTTCTCTCTCAGAACTGGAAGCCAGGAGAGCCCATCAACATCATGAAGAAGAATCAGTGCTCGATGAGTCCCCAAAGGGCATCTGAAGGAAAGGGGCAAAAACTACAGCACTTAACTTCACCCAGGCCCTCACATGAAGCAAGACATTCATCTCTACCAATAAGAAGAGAGTCTCATACCAATAAGTCTTGGGACAGGGGTTATATTCCCATACTTTCTCACTTAGTGatctcaataaaaaaaatcatctctaaaTATATCTCTACCTCCCTGTGGCAGCTaaatgacacagtagatagagtactgggcctggaatcaagaaatcctgagttcaaatctgacatctgatactacccatgtgaccttagacaaggcATTTAATCTCAGGGTCTGCCTCGGTCTCCTCAActgtagaatggagataataactaCATCTATTTCTTAgggttttgaggatcaaatgagattttgtaGAGTGCTTGGAACAATACCTAACACACATTAGGTgcaatataaatgcttgttccttccttttctccaccaTACAGAATatttccagatctatatatccagcatTAGTCTATTTCCTGAACTCTGGTTCCCCTTCACCAAATGCGTACTAATCATTTTGACCTGGATAtcctatagacatctcaaactcaacatgtccaaaggaAAACTTATCTGTCCCCAAATTCACCTGTTTTCCAGAT is from Gracilinanus agilis isolate LMUSP501 chromosome 2, AgileGrace, whole genome shotgun sequence and encodes:
- the SDR42E1 gene encoding short-chain dehydrogenase/reductase family 42E member 1 — protein: MALQKSPKEIVLITGGGGYLGVRLGSALCKKGISVILFDVNIPIQDLPKGMKLIRGDICCFTDLEKALQDVTCVFHIASFGMSGKEQLNYKVIEAVNIKGTENVLRACRRKGVPRLVYTSTYNVVFGGQVIINGDESLPYLPLHLHPDHYSRTKSVAEKIVLEANGTALERGVGVLRTCALRSAGIYGPGEKRHLPRLVRYIEKGYFKFVYGDPKSLVDFVHVDNLVQAHILASEALKADKKYIASGQPYFISDERPVNNFEFFRPLVEGLGYPFPTKRLPLTLIYFIALMTEMVYFLFGRFYNFQPFLTRTEVYKTGVTHYFSIEKARKELGYKAQPFDFKEVIDWFKAKGHGRKFQDYTLKYLIWNGMLIFLLAIAVLTWFQMTVATSV